A section of the Glandiceps talaboti chromosome 8, keGlaTala1.1, whole genome shotgun sequence genome encodes:
- the LOC144439239 gene encoding uncharacterized protein LOC144439239: MKKYGKYLTEIGFPKVFALLWDKVRKPIDSGLDNHEESVIYVFALFEGCKTMIGGICDQSKRLSCAVGQAGIIKRLLTDLENPRLQPDKISANSTQMEQDAIYGMLRSSIMCMHNCIKNWPDNKPYFREANGVELLHKYLVNCKNASIKSNSLFTLVYIVNEDENDRISAGEEIQFFIDTLDSALKNSYSHHMCEVGDYTFTAIEIVDGIIHLAANDANKETLVQKGVLPLLVKLLKEDCTEKENELAATAIWTLSFHDNNKDKIKEEPGCMDDLRRLKNSKNQGIKKACDGALWQLGGMDQQIELKSLYDEMESGNGQEASGHVMISYQWDCQKAMIKVKDRLKAAGFNVWMDVEKMAGSTLEAMADAVEKADVVLICMSEKYKNSPSCRTEAEYTYKLGKDFVPIRVQENYSPDGWLGILIGTKLYFDISSEPRLHDNVPNIIRELGDRGKINKKESKQETGKKTTKTKQNSVEADESTSSADSWSNDDVKKWLNDFGLAHMVKHFAGYDGKAIIEFKMMEMRAPEFFYSSLKSNMGFKNLLDLTRFTRALRSIEM, encoded by the exons ATGAAGAAGTATGGCAAATATCTGACAGAGATTGGTTTTCCGAAAGTGTTCGCACTATTGTGGGACAAGGTACGGAAACCTATAGATTCGGGACTAGACAACCACGAAGAAAGTGTCATCTATGTGTTTGCCCTGTTTGAAGGATGTAAAACCATGATCGGTGGCATATGTGACCAGTCAAAGCGGCTTTCTTGTGCTGTAGGACAAGCAGGTATCATAAAGAGATTGCTCACAGATCTGGAAAATCCACGACTTCAACCAGACAAAATAAGCGCAAACAGTACACAGATGGAACAGGACGCCATCTACGGCATGTTAAGGAGTTCCATCATGTGCATGCACAACTGTATCAAAAACTGGCCAGATAACAAGCCGTATTTTCGAGAGGCAAATGGAGTGGAGTTGTTACACAAATATCTAGTCAACTGCAAGAATGCCAGCATCAAGTCAAATTCGCTGTTTACCCTTGTTTACATCGTAAACGAAGACGAAAACGATCGAATAAGTGCCGGAGAAGAAATCCAATTTTTTATCGATACCTTAGACTCGGCATTAAAGAACAGCTATAGTCATCATATGTGTGAAGTTGGGGATTACACATTTACTGCTATAGAAATTGTGGACGGTATCATACATCTGGCGGCAAATGACGCTAATAAG GAAACACTTGTGCAAAAAGGAGTACTCCCTTTATTAGTTAAACTCTTGAAAGAAGATTGCACTGAAAAAGAAAACGAACTGGCAGCCACTGCGATATGGACACTCTCCTTTCATgacaacaacaaagacaaaatCAAAGAAGAACCTGGATGCATGGATG ACTTGAGGCGGTTGAAAAACTCCAAAAACCAAGGAATAAAGAAAGCGTGTGATGGCGCACTTTGGCAACTCGGGGGCATGGATCAACAAATTGAACTGAAATCTCTGTACGATGAGATGGAGAGTGGTAACGGGCAAGAGGCTTCTGGTCACGTGATGATCAGCTACCAATGGGATTGTCAGAAGGCGATGATAAAGGTCAAAGATCGTTTGAAAGCTGCTGGTTTCAATGTGTGGATGGATGTAGAAAAGATGG CTGGATCAACATTGGAGGCCATGGCTGATGCAGTGGAGAAAGCTGACGTtgtactcatttgcatgtcTGAAAAGTACAAGAACAGTCCAAGTTGTCGTACAG aGGCagaatatacatataaattggGGAAAGACTTCGTACCAATCCGTGTACAGGAAAACTACTCACCTGATGGATGGCTTGGCATTCTGATTGGAACTAAACTGTACTTTGATATCAGCTCTGAGCCACGTCTACATGACAATGTACCAAATATAATCAGGGAACTTGGTGACCGGGGAAAGATTAACAAAAAGGAGAGTAAAC AGGAGACTGGAAAGAAGACCACGAAGACGAAACAAAACTCAGTCGAAGCTGATGAATCGACATCTTCCGCGGATTCCTGGTCAAATGACGATGTTAAAAAATGGCTGAATGACTTCGGCCTAGCTCATATGGTGAAACATTTTGCGGGGTATGACGGGAAGGCAATCATTGAAttcaaaatgatggaaatgCGAGCCCCTGAGTTCTTCTATTCTTCCCTGAAAAGCAACATGGGATTTAAAAATCTATTAGACTTGACAAGATTTACCAGGGCTTTGAGAAGCATTGAGATGTAG